The DNA sequence TGGAGTAACATCTTGGGCTTCAACTGGCACAGCAACTTTGGGTTTAGCTGGAGCAGGCTCTTGGGGTTCCACTGGAGTGGTGACTTGGGGTTCCACTGGAGTTGCATTTGAAGGTTCAGAAATTGCATCTCGGGATTCACGAGCAGCATCTTGGGGTTCAACTGGAGAGTCACCTTGGGGTTCGGGAGCTGAGAATTTGTGTCCTAAGGCTGAGATTTTGAGGTTTTGAAGCCGAATCTCAGGGTTGCGGAAGCGAGTCTCGGAGCAATGGAGCAGAGTCTCAGGGTTCTGGAGCCGTGGCACTGTGACCCTCAGCCAAGTCTTGGGGTTCAGGAGCAGAGTGCCTGGGTTCTGGAGCCGTGGCTCTGGGGTTTGCACCTGAGTCTCTGTGACCCTCAGCCGAGCATCTGTGGTTTTTACTTGGGTCTCTGGGGTTTGGAGCCGGGTCTCTCGACGCCGTAGCCATGGCTCTGTGACCTTGGGATTCCGGAGCCGAGTCTCTGGGGTTCTGAGCCGAGGCTCTGGGGCTGGGAGCCGAGGCTCTGGGGCTGGGAGCCGAGTCTCTGGGGTTCTGAGCCGAGGCTCTGGGGTTCTGAGCCGAGGCTCTGGGGTTCTGAGCCGAGGCTCTGGGGTTTGAAGACGAGGCTCTGGGGTTTGAAGACGAGGCTCTGGGGCTGGGAGACGAGGCTCTGGGGCTGGGAGACGAGGCTCTGGGGTTCGAAGACGAGGCTCTGGGGTTCGAAGACGAGGCTCTGGGGTTCGAAGACGAGGCTCTGGGGTTCGAAGACGAGGCTCTGGGGTTCGAAGACGAGGCTCTGGGGCTGGGAGCCGAGTCTCTGTGGTCTGGAGCGGCGTCTCTGGAGTTCTGAGCTGAGTCCGCAGCTGTGGCTCTGTGACCTTCACCAATCCCTTGGAATTCCGGGGCCGAGTCTCTGGGGCATGGCACTGAGCCGCTGGGGTTCGGGGCAGAGTCTCAGCGTTCCCTAACTGGGGATCTGTGACCTTCACCCAACCTCTGGAAATCCGGGGCTGAGTTGCTGGGGTTCGGGACCGAGTCTTAGGGTTCTCTAACTGTGGATCGGTGACCTTCACCCAACCCTTGCAGAGCCGGGGCCGAGTCTCCGGGGTCTCTAACTGTGGATCTGTGATCTTCACCCAACCCTTGGAGATCCGGGGCCGAGTCTTTGGGGCCTCTAACTGTGGATCGGTGACCTTCACCCAACCCTTGGAGATCCGAGGCCGAGTCTCTGGGCTCTGTAGCTGTGGATCGGTGATCTTCACCCAACCCTTGGAGATCGGGGGCCGAGTCTCTGGGGTTTGAAGACGAGTCTCTGGGGTCCGGTGCCGAGTCTCTGGGGTACGGGGCTGCAGTGTAATATACAGGCATGTACCAATAACCGATTATTAAATACATTGTGACATTCAACAAGCACTTCCAAACATCGTTTCTCTTGTGTCTATAAAGGATGCGAGATAAAATCAGGGTACTAATGTTCAAACAAAAGCACAGTAAATATTGGTACTAGCTTTAGACTAGCTAAACGTAAGTAAAAAGTTTAAGTAAATGTAATCATTTCCCTTTTTATTACGTTAGTGACCTAAACAACGTGTCCAACCTCGGAGTACATACCTTGTTCTTTTCCACTCTGATAGGCAGCTTTATCTTCAGCTTAGTCTTCGTTGTCTTCTTGGCTTTGACCATCTTCGCTTTGGTAAGGATCTTCTTCCTGGCGGCGTCCTTCTTCTTCGCTGCACTCGTCGTCTTAGCAACAATGGCTTTTTTGGCCAGGACAACCCTTTTGGGTGGGGCGGGTTTTTTAGTACGAGCTGCGTTATCAGCAGAAGTTGTCGCTTTTTCAGAAGGTGTTACAGTCTTCTTCCGGGCATCTCTGTCCCGGCTCGGCGTCTGTCTCCTCGTCGGGGTCTCTGAGGTGGACGGTTTATTCGGAGTGGTGCTGTTTTTCACAGGTGTTTTATCATTCTTTGTCGGAGTTGCAGCATTAGTGGGCGTGTCAGCCtcgtttttcttcttcttttccacaCTCCTCGCCTTCCTCCGCGTCTCCTGCACCTTCCTCACCATATCGGCTTTCTGTCAGAGACACAACAACCAGGACGACAGGGTTTCTCTCGACTGTAGGGAGCAACcaggaaacagaaaatgaatcatattCACAGAACACACACGCCCTAGCACTTGGATACGGTGAACTCTGACCTTTTGACCTTTGAGGCCGACCCCGGGGTCATTTTCGATCTCCCACATGGCCTGTTCAAAACCTCCTCGTTTGATGGGCTTCCCATATTTCTCTTTGTTGGGCCAGTAATGCACAATGTCCTTAGGGACTAGAGACGTtctgtaacaataataataataataataataataataattattcattaacaaataaatatatataaacatatacaattataaataaGCAAGTTAGAGGTATAATaagttaataatttaaacaaaaataaaaacacattttataaaatacattaaatgagttaaatacatacatttattctGCGTTTagaataacataaataaataataaaacatttgagtGATTTGGGATTCTGTCAGTGGCTAACAGAAGCTAGCacggtaaacacacacacacacacacactgatgtatatatacacacacacacacacacacacacacacacacacacacacacacacagagatcatactgtatatagttacaCAGTAAGGCCGCTTGTTGACACTAAATCACATTCCCACTTGGATTAATCCACACTGCAGGGGTGTATAATTACCATTTTCTGCagatgccgtgtgtgtgtgtgtgtgtgtgtgtgtgtgtgtgtgtgtgtgtgtgtgtgtactcacgtCTGGTGTGTTCCATAAAAGAAGATTGGGACCTTATTCCTTGGAGCCTTCCCAACAGCAATCTGCccatggaaaataaaaacactcaggttggatctctctctctctctcactgtctgtctctgtatctgtcattGTATatgcatctgtgtgtatgtgtgtgtgtgtgtgtatatgcatctatctgtgtgtgtgtgtgtgtgtgtgtgtgtgtgtgtgtgtgtatatgcatctgtgtgtgtgtgtgcatctgtctgtgtgtgtatatatatgtgtatgtatatgcatctgtctgtgtgtgtgtgtaatatatatatatatatatgtgtgtgtgtgtgtgtgtgtgtgtgtatgcatctgtctgtgtgtatatatgcatctgcatctgtgtgtgtgtgtgtatgtatgcatgcatctgtatgtgtatatgcatctgtatgtgtgtgtgtgtgtgtgtgtatatgcatctgtatgtgtgtgtgtgtgtatatgcatctgtatgtgtgtgtatatgcatctgtatgtgtgtgtatatgcatctgtatgtgtgtgtgtgtgtatatgcgtgtgtgtgtgtatatgcatctgtatgtatgtgtgtgtgtatatgcatctgtatgtgtgtgtgtgtgtatgtgtgtgtgtgtgtgtgtgtgtatatgcatctgtatgtatgtgtgtgtgtgtatatgcatctgtatgtatgtgtgtgtgtatgtgtatatgcatctgtgtgtgtgtgtgtgtgtgtatatgcatctgtgtgtgtgtgtgtgtgtatatgcatctgtatgtgtgtgtgtgtgtatatgcatctgtatgtgtgtgtgtgtatatgcatctgtatgtgtgtgtgtgtgtgtgtatatgcatctgtatgtgtgtgtgtgtgtatatgcatctgtatgtgtgtgtgtgtacatatgcatctgtatgtgtgtgtgtgtgtacatatgcatctgtatgtgtgtgtgtgtgtgtatatatgcatctgtatgtgtgtgtgtgtgtgtatatgcatctgtatgtgtgtgtgtgtgtgtgtgtatatgcatctgtatgtgtgtgtgtgtgtgtatatgcatctgtatgtgtgtgtgtgtgtgtgtgtatatgcatctgtatgtgtgtgtgtgtgtatgtgtatatgcatctgtatgtgtgtgtgtgtgtatatatgcatctgtatgtgtgtgtgtgtgtgtatatgcatctgtatgtgtgtgtgtgtgtatatatgcatctgtatgtgtgtgtgtgtgtgtatatgcatctgtatgtgtgtgtgtgtgtgtgtatatgcatctgtatgtgtgtgtgtgtgtgtatatatgcatctgtatgtgtgtgtgtgtgtatatgcatctgtatgtgtgtgtgtgtgtgtatatgcatctgtatgtgtgtgtatgtgtgtatatatatctgtatgtgtgtgtgtgtgtgtgtatatatatctgtatgtgtgtgtgtgtgtgtatatatatgcatccatctgtttatgtgtatgtatctgtctgtctgtgcgcatgcgtgtgtgtatatatgcatcTACCTGTacgtatgtatatgtgtgtgtgtgtgtgtgtgtgtgtgttagttacccGGGCAGGCCAGAAAGGATATCCCTTCATTTTGGCAAACACGACGTCACCAGGACTGAAGTCATGGTGCAGcgacacacacttcatcttacactgtaacacacacacacacacacacacagagtttcctGCATGtctgctgcacacacaccagtaaCACTATAAAAAATCACTATAAAGCAAATCAGTAGCTGAATCTTCAATAACTCTCTCAACCCTACACATGTGCACTAGGCAGTTTATAACACTATAGCGGCTCCTGTacactatctagtgcactttATATGGAACAGGGAGCCATTTGGGACGCGGCTAACATGCTAACAAGAGGAGCAGCACCACAACACAGCGCAGGAATGTCGCTAGCTATCtggctaaaacacacactcgcgcatGATGTACACATATAAAGTGTCTAAAGAACAGAAGAGTGTGTGCATTTAACCTCCATTCACTCACCGACTCTGCTTTAAAACACCACTGTGTTCATAAAAAGACAAATTAGCTCATTCCTCTCGCGCTCTGTGCCATTGAACGCTAATCCCACCCCCTTCACCCGCTTTCCAACAAGCCCCGCCTCCTGCTCTGGGATTGGCTGGTTACTATCCCGCTTTACGCAGAGAACCTCTCCGATTGGTGAGAGCGCGCAAATATACGCGCtttagccaatcacagagcGGGAGGCAGGGTTTATCAGATGACTTGTTTAGACTCAACATGGCGGCTCTGTGCCCGCGCTCACCGCACTACCGCCACCTGCTGTGCTGGAGCGCGACACCGAAATCTTTCTTCTGTAACTAAATAAACGGTTTATCCGCTTCACGAAGCCCAACTGATCAACATTTTCCTCCTGATTCACTAACCATGAAGTAAATTATTTCTGTACagtgtttcctgtgttttaAAAATCACCAGCTACCTCCAACTGCAATAGCCTGTAAACTATTCCAACACAATCTCTAACATTTACGCACAATCGTAAGTCAATTTTAAGTAAGGCTTTATACAACACTCctgctgagttctgcactctggttggtcagaaggtgttgattagttttctagaacagcagctcagacaaagcgcaggtttatattaatgttaatgcgctcgctctgatacgttatcgtttccatagtaacagatCCTTCACAGCATaacattgatgtggtgaagtgtttatgtaacatgtagggaaggagtctccagtgtcagcgctttgtaacagtcagaggtaaagctggaactaagttttctgacatcttcaggacagaggagtttacgcttctttgcggtttctcagtaacatgcggaacaagctgcgattattttcctgttattaacttgaagagagagaataaagagaagctggtgagggaacgagtgtttatagctgctataacgtaagcgatgacaggaactaactcgtttcactgaacattaaatgtaactataaacagataaaaattatgacatgacgttctttaataaataataattgttggtaatttgctgtagtgtaagaggaataaaacactcagggacgtaACAGTAACAACACTTCATCacacagtattttactgtaacacacacacacagagtgtttattatttatttatgatcacAGAAAGCAgacagtttttattaattataataatattgaacatttagttattattttaatcgTGTTCGGGTTTTCAGGATTCTGGCGTTTACAGTTCACTCCACGACGCCGattacacaataacaacaacattttAATCACGAGATCAGATAACGGAGTGTTTCATTAACAAGACAAGGTAAAGCACAACACTGACATCACTACATTGCTGTACAGTGGAGTTAAAGGTCATCGCCAGGGTGACACACTTCCGTCGGATGCTAGCTGTTCATCGCGTGTCTTCATCACGTGTCTCCCGTCTGATCTTCACCGGCATGCTGGACTTGCGTGATTTCTTCCTGGCCGTCGCACCAGTGGCTCCTTTACACTCCGTCTGATTGGTCCAGAGATGagtggaagccccgccccctgtaGTATTAGCACCGTAAACTGATATTTTATGTTGCTCGATCATTTCTGTGTAATTATTTACGTTAGCAAAAGCACAAACGCCTGATGTGGGAACAGGTGCTAGCATGGCCGCGTGAGAtattttcacttcctgtatgAGTTTCACCGGAGACGTGGAGGATCGGGATGAAGCCCACTGACTCgcggtggagtgtgtgtggtgtgttgtgtgtgtgtggtgtgtgtggtgtgtgttgtgtaggcgTGGGTTGGGATTAGCGCTGTGTCGGTTCCGGCTCCTCAGCGAGCTGAACAGCATGTCGCAGCCCTCGACGGTGCAGCGGTGTTTGATTTTAAGATGCACGGCGTTGTAGTGGATCTTCAGCGTTCCCCTGTCGTAGAACGTTTTTCCACACGAGCCACAGCTCACGCGAGTCTTTCGCACGGAAGACGAGCACGGACGCCGATCCCTCGCTCCTGAGGAAAAGCAAGAACAACAATTAGCTTTGCtctgctaatgctaacgctaagTAGGTGAGGACGAGGAGGAAAACCAGTGTGCAGGATTTGCTAATTCActgaactaatttttttttaatttataaactctaaaacattttttcttctcGTCTTCCACGCAAACCTGCGAACACAGTGCACATTACGTAGCTCTGATTTAGCGCTACTTTCTACAATACGCCTGAAATTTCACTTTTCGCTTACGGGGAAAACGCTGCTGAAGGTTTTGCTAACTTTTTccgttttattttcattacctCGGTTTTTCCTCTCGTCTTCTCCTCGAGGCGGTGGATTAGTCGCGATCGCTCCTCCAGGTTCCGGGTTTTCTCGAcgttttgtctctctgtcttgctgtaGTTTATAAAATTCGGACGGAAAAGTGTGCAGAAGTGACGAGGAAAGCTCGCTGCACTCCTCTATGCCTCCTGAAAGATTTTCTATGTGCCTCAATCCGGACGACCTTTGACCTCTGGTGACT is a window from the Pangasianodon hypophthalmus isolate fPanHyp1 chromosome 16, fPanHyp1.pri, whole genome shotgun sequence genome containing:
- the LOC113530888 gene encoding golgin subfamily A member 6-like protein 24 isoform X1, which encodes MKCVSLHHDFSPGDVVFAKMKGYPFWPARIAVGKAPRNKVPIFFYGTHQTTSLVPKDIVHYWPNKEKYGKPIKRGGFEQAMWEIENDPGVGLKGQKKADMVRKVQETRRKARSVEKKKKNEADTPTNAATPTKNDKTPVKNSTTPNKPSTSETPTRRQTPSRDRDARKKTVTPSEKATTSADNAARTKKPAPPKRVVLAKKAIVAKTTSAAKKKDAARKKILTKAKMVKAKKTTKTKLKIKLPIRVEKNKPRTPETRHRTPETRLQTPETRPPISKGWVKITDPQLQSPETRPRISKGWVKVTDPQLEAPKTRPRISKGWVKITDPQLETPETRPRLCKGWVKVTDPQLENPKTRSRTPATQPRISRGWVKVTDPQLGNAETLPRTPAAQCHAPETRPRNSKGLVKVTEPQLRTQLRTPETPLQTTETRLPAPEPRLRTPEPRLRTPEPRLRTPEPRLRTPEPRLRTPEPRLPAPEPRLPAPEPRLQTPEPRLQTPEPRLRTPEPRLRTPEPRLRTPETRLPAPEPRLPAPEPRLRTPETRLRNPKVTEPWLRRRETRLQTPETQVKTTDARLRVTETQVQTPEPRLQNPGTLLLNPKTWLRVTVPRLQNPETLLHCSETRFRNPEIRLQNLKISALGHKFSAPEPQGDSPVEPQDAARESRDAISEPSNATPVEPQVTTPVEPQEPAPAKPKVAVPVEAQDVTPLEPQVASLVKPQGVALSEISTRKQEAEGEGERRVLRRRTEEQRDRNEKRQKKEMEKKQPEDEWKDGAERRKKKEEIIPAITDTVSSPAASRRKQQEEKLRPSEPENSEVGKRKRREADEGGQRVLRRRTEEQKGKRDREEETEKKQLVVERKDGEKVGGKEYKGEKRKREEEEKKKKREEEMGEKKQRNDDAVEKATEKKREEETKKKKGEEEMEEETGEKRKREDEEEEKKRKEETEKRKREDEEEEKKRKEETEKRRTREEEKKRKEETREKRKRKDEEEEKRKEETEKRRTREEEKKRKEEEEKKRKREEERKREEEEEKKRKREEERKREEEEEKKRKREEEEEKKNQRNKDVVEKVTEKKREEEMEKKKKGEEELRETKKREEETREMKKREEETGEEKKGGEEMREKKGEEEMREKKQLDEKQRNEDAGEEEMKKGEEEESAKEKDLEDEKRKQRSRVLAERRMSVLKSLQGLVTSTRSRTQRQGTNQAEKDDKSNGEDRKEETERERRGETEQTEELSKHKGEEDRVDKRRVSVSAPALSVTDSLLYRLHGDIRISMTLEKPDVNKCLLALDELSSVSVSSRHIQNHSELIDTLRKMRWFRGSEAIMFKASMLYYRFKNIYLIGEPEDTLSPEYIHSLQEERERQEEQHTPQTAAVEENHTHTSNLTQHSDSAAETS
- the LOC113530888 gene encoding golgin subfamily A member 6-like protein 24 isoform X2, translating into MKCVSLHHDFSPGDVVFAKMKGYPFWPARIAVGKAPRNKVPIFFYGTHQTTSLVPKDIVHYWPNKEKYGKPIKRGGFEQAMWEIENDPGVGLKGQKKADMVRKVQETRRKARSVEKKKKNEADTPTNAATPTKNDKTPVKNSTTPNKPSTSETPTRRQTPSRDRDARKKTVTPSEKATTSADNAARTKKPAPPKRVVLAKKAIVAKTTSAAKKKDAARKKILTKAKMVKAKKTTKTKLKIKLPIRVEKNKPRTPETRHRTPETRLQTPETRPPISKGWVKITDPQLQSPETRPRISKGWVKVTDPQLEAPKTRPRISKGWVKITDPQLETPETRPRLCKGWVKVTDPQLENPKTRSRTPATQPRISRGWVKVTDPQLGNAETLPRTPAAQCHAPETRPRNSKGLVKVTEPQLRTQLRTPETPLQTTETRLPAPEPRLRTPEPRLRTPEPRLRTPEPRLRTPEPRLRTPEPRLPAPEPRLPAPEPRLQTPEPRLQTPEPRLRTPEPRLRTPEPRLRTPETRLPAPEPRLPAPEPRLRTPETRLRNPKVTEPWLRRRETRLQTPETQVKTTDARLRVTETQVQTPEPRLQNPGTLLLNPKTWLRVTVPRLQNPETLLHCSETRFRNPEIRLQNLKISALGHKFSAPEPQGDSPVEPQDAARESRDAISEPSNATPVEPQVTTPVEPQEPAPAKPKVAVPVEAQDVTPLEPQVASLVKPQGVALSEISTRKQEAEGEGERRVLRRRTEEQRDRNEKRQKKEMEKKQPEDEWKDGAERRKKKEEIIPAITDTVSSPAASRRKQQEEKLRPSEPENSEVGKRKRREADEGGQRVLRRRTEEQKGKRDREEETEKKQLVVERKDGEKVGGKEYKGEKRKREEEEKKKKREEEMGEKKQRNDDAVEKATEKKREEETKKKKGEEEMEEETGEKRKREDEEEEKKRKEETEKRKREDEEEEKKRKEETEKRRTREEEKKRKEETREKRKRKDEEEEKRKEETEKRRTREEEKKRKEEEEKKRKREEERKREEEEEKKRKREEERKREEEEEKKRKREEEEEKKNQRNKDVVEKVTEKKREEEMEKKKKGEEELRETKKREEETREMKKREEETGEEKKGGEEMREKKGEEEMREKKQLDEKQRNEDAGEEEMKKGEEEESAKEKDLEDEKRKQRSRVLAERRMSVLKSLQGLVTSTRSRTQRQGTNQAEKDDKSNGEDRKEETERERRGETEQTEELSKHKGEEDRVDKRRVSAPALSVTDSLLYRLHGDIRISMTLEKPDVNKCLLALDELSSVSVSSRHIQNHSELIDTLRKMRWFRGSEAIMFKASMLYYRFKNIYLIGEPEDTLSPEYIHSLQEERERQEEQHTPQTAAVEENHTHTSNLTQHSDSAAETS